Proteins from one uncultured Anaeromusa sp. genomic window:
- a CDS encoding cytochrome b/b6 domain-containing protein, producing the protein MQQEPRILRHPLASRIFHWSLILGFLPAALSGFVIWWKPEGEDFVNLAMRIHIIGATIFTVASILFTLLATNRVVAFIRHISEWTMNDVRWMLVGGGYMHKIVLKKEIPVPPMDKMNSGQKSMGAMMLHGGIFLMVSGWILYAFLPITPREIAYWLGLGHEWIGLLLGVSTLAHIGLGIYNQAEFKSMFGDGTIPLAVAEKHSPLWVERHVEPVVSDDAPQEPALQEQSLG; encoded by the coding sequence ATGCAACAGGAACCTCGTATTTTACGCCATCCCCTAGCGTCGCGTATCTTCCACTGGTCTTTAATTCTCGGCTTTCTCCCGGCGGCCTTGAGCGGCTTTGTCATTTGGTGGAAACCAGAGGGTGAAGATTTCGTCAATCTAGCCATGCGCATCCATATTATCGGGGCTACCATTTTCACAGTCGCTTCTATTCTTTTCACGCTTTTGGCGACCAACCGCGTCGTAGCATTTATCCGTCATATTTCCGAATGGACCATGAATGACGTACGCTGGATGCTTGTCGGCGGCGGCTATATGCACAAAATTGTGTTGAAAAAGGAAATCCCCGTCCCGCCTATGGATAAAATGAATTCCGGCCAAAAAAGCATGGGCGCCATGATGCTGCACGGCGGCATTTTCCTCATGGTCAGCGGTTGGATACTGTACGCATTCTTACCGATAACGCCCCGTGAAATCGCTTATTGGCTGGGCTTAGGTCACGAATGGATCGGGTTGCTCTTGGGCGTCTCTACCTTAGCCCACATTGGCTTAGGCATTTACAACCAAGCGGAATTCAAGTCGATGTTCGGCGACGGCACCATTCCTTTAGCTGTAGCCGAAAAGCACAGTCCTCTCTGGGTCGAACGCCATGTGGAGCCGGTGGTCTCCGACGACGCCCCCCAGGAGCCGGCGCTTCAGGAGCAAAGCCTCGGTTAG
- a CDS encoding iron hydrogenase small subunit, whose amino-acid sequence MAKYSYVEKAVKITRREFLQLTGVAGAVLWTGAYITTDLVQDRTKYIKMRTQGLYKDDVKAAVRQSHNNAALQDMYARFAQKPLSPLAEDLFHTQYVDRTGLS is encoded by the coding sequence GTGGCCAAATACAGTTATGTTGAAAAAGCCGTAAAAATCACGCGTCGGGAATTTCTCCAGCTTACCGGCGTAGCCGGCGCTGTACTCTGGACAGGCGCCTACATCACCACGGACTTAGTGCAGGACCGCACAAAATACATAAAAATGCGCACCCAGGGACTCTACAAAGACGACGTCAAGGCAGCTGTGCGGCAAAGCCATAATAACGCCGCTTTGCAGGATATGTATGCGCGGTTTGCCCAAAAGCCGCTCAGTCCCTTGGCGGAAGACTTATTCCATACCCAGTATGTTGACCGTACCGGTTTATCTTGA